Part of the Mesotoga sp. UBA6090 genome is shown below.
GTTTTTGAAAGGCAAGAACTTTGAGTTCGAGGATTTCGAAGAAAGCGAACTGGACCTTTTTCACGAGCTCGATTTACTCGACCTTCTTTCGGTGAAAGCAGAGACTTCTCTGAAGAGCATTCCGCTCTTTAAGAGGCTTTCATTGCTGGTTTTTTCGACTCTGGTCCGCCATCCCGAAATAATCATCCTTGACAACATTCTCGATCACCTTGACGACGATGCTTGCACCGAGGTGAAAAACATACTTCAGGAGACAAGAAACAATGTGACCATGATTATCTCTTCCAGGTTTGTTCTGAGACTTCTAGACATTTCTGATTTGTTGATTGTTCTGAAAAATGGTAAAATTTCATATGTCGGAAGTCCGGAAGTTTTCGTTCTGAACAACCGATAATTCTTCTCCAATGGAGGTGAGTGGTGAACGTCCTTACCGTTACGCTTAACCCTGCTCTCGACAGGGAAATTGTCGTTGAGAATTTCAGGATAAACGAATTCCACAGGGTGAAGAATCCCAAATACTCAGTGATGGACCCTGGGGGTAAGGGCATAAACGTATCAGTAATTCTCTCCGGTCTAGGGGTTCGAAACGTAGCTATGGGTTTTCTCGGCGGAAACATAGGCAAAGTGGTTGAAGAAAGAATGCGTATGATAAGTGACTTGATAACCACCGGCTTCGTACATGTGGAGGAAGAAACTAGGGAGAACATCGCAATAGTCGATCCGTTAGGTGACACAATAACCGAGATTAACTCATCCGGCCCCTTAATAAAGCCGGATGACTTACGTATGTTTCTCCGAAGATTCGAAGTGACTCTTTCGCGAGTCAGACACGTCGTAATTTCCGGCAGCATTCCGAGAGGTGTAGACAACGACATCTACATGACACTATGCAAAAAGGTCACTGATACGGGTAAGTTGGCGTTTGCCGAAGGTATAGGGCCAGCCTTTGAAATGGCCGTAGAAGCCGGCGTGATAACTGTGGCTCGGCCGGATCTAAGAAGCAGAAAGCTGATTTTCGGAGAGAGTCTAGTCGATCTCAACGATTATGTCAAAGCAGCCAAGAAGATCATAGAAAAGGGCTCCAAACTGGCAATACTCTCATATGCTACCGAAGGCGACGTTATTGCAACACAAGATGGAGTCTGGTTGTTCAAGACCAAGAGTCATATTGACAGATCCCACCTGCTGGGAACCGGCGATGCGTTCATGGCAGGGGTG
Proteins encoded:
- a CDS encoding ATP-binding cassette domain-containing protein, whose product is MIEAALSLEAFSLIVEGKKMLDSISFDVPVGGIALLQGARGSGKSALLRSFIHLNEELFDKVSYTGSIRLFGSDIEDLDRKSVRRRVAYVDTTFLEAMSNFSLIEFFRFLKGKNFEFEDFEESELDLFHELDLLDLLSVKAETSLKSIPLFKRLSLLVFSTLVRHPEIIILDNILDHLDDDACTEVKNILQETRNNVTMIISSRFVLRLLDISDLLIVLKNGKISYVGSPEVFVLNNR
- a CDS encoding 1-phosphofructokinase family hexose kinase — encoded protein: MNVLTVTLNPALDREIVVENFRINEFHRVKNPKYSVMDPGGKGINVSVILSGLGVRNVAMGFLGGNIGKVVEERMRMISDLITTGFVHVEEETRENIAIVDPLGDTITEINSSGPLIKPDDLRMFLRRFEVTLSRVRHVVISGSIPRGVDNDIYMTLCKKVTDTGKLAFAEGIGPAFEMAVEAGVITVARPDLRSRKLIFGESLVDLNDYVKAAKKIIEKGSKLAILSYATEGDVIATQDGVWLFKTKSHIDRSHLLGTGDAFMAGVVHSMIENERDCFLAAKRGMSAAVAEAEYISKELISLEDIDEHIDSFDIRELE